The following proteins are co-located in the Candidatus Woesearchaeota archaeon genome:
- a CDS encoding helix-turn-helix domain-containing protein: MISQLAGIGLTNGEARIYLALLELGPTTTGPIIDRAGISSSKVYEILERLMRKDLVSEFTKRRTRYFQASDPRNLFSLLKAQKLELETRERQLKRIIPKLESGYQQDPVSSAIIKGQEGIISFLGSLRSRSFLIFLKDESHLPLFSMRRIVRSDRSLPCTTLVADDHVIQLADDADEEEPWINVIKSKALAEQYRGYAR; encoded by the coding sequence ATGATCAGTCAGCTGGCAGGCATAGGCCTCACAAACGGGGAGGCAAGGATCTATCTGGCCCTGCTGGAACTTGGCCCCACAACAACCGGGCCTATAATAGACAGGGCAGGCATATCCTCATCCAAGGTCTATGAGATTCTCGAGAGGCTCATGAGAAAGGACCTTGTCTCTGAATTCACAAAGAGGCGGACAAGGTATTTCCAGGCTTCAGACCCCAGGAACCTGTTCAGTCTTCTGAAAGCGCAGAAGCTGGAATTGGAGACAAGGGAGCGACAGCTGAAAAGGATCATCCCGAAGCTTGAATCAGGGTATCAGCAGGATCCTGTATCATCTGCGATCATCAAAGGCCAGGAAGGCATCATCTCTTTCCTTGGCAGTCTCAGGAGCAGGAGCTTCCTGATCTTCCTGAAGGATGAATCCCATCTCCCGCTTTTCAGTATGAGGAGGATTGTCAGGTCAGATCGCTCTCTTCCATGCACCACTCTCGTCGCAGATGATCATGTGATACAGCTGGCAGATGATGCAGATGAAGAAGAGCCCTGGATAAATGTGATAAAGAGCAAGGCTCTGGCAGAGCAGTACAGGGGTTATGCAAGATGA
- a CDS encoding deoxyhypusine synthase family protein has protein sequence MGDFRTIKRFIQENFLHFNAAVVKDAAEGYIAQLKKGNLMMITMAGAMSTAELGKTLAEMIRQGKVHAITCTAANLEEDIFNLVAHDFYERVPHYRDLSPDDEQALLDRHMNRVTDTCIPEEEAMRRIEKQLHVVWKKAEQEGRRYFPYEFIYQLIKSGVLEGSYQIDPKDSWVIAACEKDLPIFVPGWEDCTTGNMFVAAVKRGVIKRIDTVKSGPETMSWLIDWYTENTKDKRIGFFQIGGGIAGDFPICVVPLIRQDMETEVPLWSYFCQISDSTTSYGSYSGAIPNEKITWEKLAIDTPKFVIESDATIVAPLMFAYIMAED, from the coding sequence ATGGGGGATTTCAGGACAATAAAGAGGTTCATACAGGAAAATTTTCTTCATTTCAATGCAGCTGTTGTCAAGGATGCTGCTGAAGGGTACATTGCTCAGCTGAAGAAAGGTAATCTGATGATGATCACCATGGCTGGAGCAATGAGCACTGCTGAGCTTGGCAAGACACTTGCTGAGATGATAAGGCAGGGCAAGGTCCATGCGATAACCTGCACTGCAGCGAATCTTGAGGAGGATATCTTCAATCTTGTGGCGCATGATTTCTATGAGCGTGTCCCGCATTATCGTGACCTGTCTCCTGATGATGAGCAGGCTCTGCTGGACAGGCACATGAACAGGGTGACAGACACCTGCATCCCTGAAGAGGAGGCCATGAGGAGGATTGAGAAGCAGCTCCATGTCGTCTGGAAGAAGGCAGAGCAGGAGGGCAGGAGGTATTTCCCTTATGAGTTCATCTACCAGCTTATCAAGTCTGGAGTATTGGAGGGATCTTATCAGATTGACCCGAAGGATTCATGGGTGATAGCTGCATGCGAGAAGGATCTCCCGATATTTGTGCCGGGCTGGGAGGACTGCACCACAGGGAATATGTTTGTGGCTGCTGTCAAGCGCGGCGTCATAAAGCGGATCGACACAGTGAAATCAGGCCCTGAGACAATGTCATGGCTTATTGACTGGTACACCGAAAACACAAAGGATAAGAGGATCGGTTTCTTCCAGATCGGAGGCGGCATTGCTGGAGACTTTCCCATATGTGTTGTGCCGCTTATCAGGCAGGACATGGAGACTGAAGTCCCATTATGGAGCTATTTCTGCCAGATATCAGACTCTACAACATCTTATGGATCTTATAGCGGTGCTATCCCCAATGAGAAGATCACTTGGGAGAAACTGGCCATTGACACTCCAAAGTTTGTCATTGAGTCTGATGCCACGATTGTGGCCCCATTGATGTTCGCTTATATCATGGCTGAAGACTGA